In Drosophila yakuba strain Tai18E2 chromosome 2R, Prin_Dyak_Tai18E2_2.1, whole genome shotgun sequence, a single genomic region encodes these proteins:
- the LOC6531559 gene encoding kinesin-like protein KIF13A isoform X16, which produces MASDKIKVAVRVRPFNRREIELDTKCIVEMEKQQTILQNPPTLEKIERKQPKTFAFDHCFYSSNPEDENFASQETVFDCVGRGILDNAFQGYNACIFAYGQTGSGKSYTMMGSQESKGIIPRLCDQLFSAIANKSTPELMYKVEVSYMEIYNEKVHDLLDPKPNKQSLKVREHNVMGPYVDGLSQLAVTSYQDIDNLMTEGNKSRTVAATNMNAESSRSHAVFSVVLTQILTDQATGVSGEKVSRMSLVDLAGSERAVKTGAVGDRLKEGSNINKSLTTLGLVISKLADQSNGKKSGNDKFVPYRDSVLTWLLKDNLGGNSRTVMVATISPSADNYEETLSTLRYADRAKRIVNHAVVNEDPNARIIRELRHEVETLRSMLKHATGSPVGDVQDKLAESENLMKQISQTWEEKLVKTERIQNERQQALEKMGISVQASGIKVEKNKYYLVNLNADPSLNELLVYYLKDRTLIGGRSISGQQPDIQLSGLGIQPEHCVITIEDSGLYMEPVQGARCFVNGSAAVEKTPLQNGDRILWGNHHFFRVNSPKSNNTSMCASEPQTPAQLIDYNFARDEIMQNELSNDPIQTAIARLERQHEEDKQVALEKQRQEYERQFQQLRNILSPSTPYAPYAPYDPLRMGKITPNTPTSQMRVEKWAQERDEMFRRSLGQLKTDIMRANSLVQEANFLAEEMEKKTKFSVTLQIPPANLSPNRRRGAFVSEPAILVKRTNSGSQIWTMEKLENKLIDMREMYQEHKERVLNGLDEDNAKPQDPFYESQENHNLIGVANIFLEVLFHDVKLDYHTPIISQQGEVAGRLQVEIERIAGQMPQDRMCESVSESSGDSRDEYDDPVDPSSNQITCRVTIKCASGLPLSLSNFVFCQYTFWGHQEMVVPVINAESTAHDQNMVFKFEHTQDFTVTINEEFLEHCIEGALSIEVWGHRSAGFSKTKGWEVEQQQAKARSLVDRWAELSRKIELWVEIHELNDNGEYSPVEVTNRNEVLTGGIYQLRQGQQRRVNVRVKPVQNSGTLPIICQSIVNVAIGSVTVRSRLQRPLDSYQEEDLTVLREKWSEALGRRRQYLDQQIQMLIKKEEKNEQERERELSLVHQWVSLTEERNAVLVPAPGSGIPGAPASWEPPSGMEPHVPVLFLNLNGDDLSAQNTNDELSVAGINSILSKEHGHKFYTLQILQHLDKDVCCVASWDSSMHDSQALNRVTEANERVYLILRTTVRLSHPAPMDLVLRKRLSINIKKGQTLTDRLKKFRLVRGENAIWQSGVTYEVVSNIPKASEELEDRESLAQLAASGDDCSASDGETYIEKYTRGVSAVESILTLDRLRQNVAVKELETAHGQPLSMRKTVSVPNFSQAVKDTTNTGSIMRFDASMESLLNVGRSESFADLNNSALGNKFTPGHSPAGAGGVIRSRHSFGGKGSSDDSPGKAFGIARPTFLNLNLNLNTLRIAPTKPSPATSKLLGMRMTTLHEEPLGGHRSLDEEPEDSYSDSEYAAEYEQERQQNKSMATRSRLTASKTMDSFMDVSSHSNQSYLSYTSSANTNMKHLTGLATLSMSSSTSSGYGSQAVSCNNLSNEDIASMRSMSIDETPDFDRVNSNSPPNRQARVNPFLKDMPKAKIQEQPEPQAKKLQEAFTHPLEQLESRDNAQSDDDECAQLPKNNNNNEDLVKEPNQPAGQTELEEAIPQPESRTEFATDNQNGNRSSDELSHSSEDLLEGDGIVREELPAGKVVRRKKSNTQPPTNGNSINNNNNSTSQAPRINHRASVAKMEGLAAYMDSSIMTSSTEVDEESKDVEVVLPEWIVVGESVLIRPYNTSGVIRFVGTTEFQPGAWIGVELDTPTGKNDGSVKGVQYFQCKPKHGMFVRSDKLMLDKRGKAMRAYKAAEKSNSISKEMSTSMTGSMTRSKSRGDSLNLSARK; this is translated from the exons AAATCGAACTGGATACGAAATGTAtcgtggaaatggaaaaacagCAGACTATTCTGCAGAATCCGCCAACACTGGAAAAAATCGAAAG AAAACAACCAAAGACATTTGCATTCGATCACTGCTTTTACTCATCGAACCCCGAGGACGAGAACTTTGCGTCCCAGGAGACTGTATTCGATTGCGTGGGACGTGGAATTCTGGATAATGCATTCCAGGGCTATAATGCGTGCATATTTGCTTACGGCCAGACAG GTTCTGGCAAATCCTACACGATGATGGGCTCCCAGGAGAGCAAGGGCATCATTCCACGTCTGTGTGACCAGCTCTTCTCGGCCATAGCAAACAAATCCACACCAGAGCTTATGTACAAGGTGGAGGTGTCCTACATGGAGATTTATAACGAGAAGGTCCACGATCTGCTCGATCCCAAGCCGAACAAACAGTCGCTCAAGGTTCGCGAGCATAATGTAATGGGCCCGTATGTGGACGGACTGTCGCAGCTGGCTGTGACATCCTATCAGGATATCGACAACCTGATGACCGAGGGCAACAAGTCCCGAACGGTGGCCGCCACCAATATGAACGCCGAGTCGTCGCGCTCCCACGCCGTCTTCTCGGTGGTCCTCACGCAGATACTCACGGATCAGGCGACGGGCGTGAGTGGCGAGAAGGTGTCCCGCATGTCCCTGGTGGATTTGGCTGGCTCCGAGCGGGCTGTGAAAACGGGAGCTGTTGGCGATCGTCTTAAGGAAGGCTCCAACATCAACAA ATCTCTGACCACACTTGGCCTGGTCATCTCCAAGCTGGCCGATCAATCCAATGGCAAGAAGAGCGGTAACGACAAATTCGTTCCCTACCGCGATTCCGTGCTCACCTGGCTCCTAAAAGACAACTTGGGTGGCAACTCCAGGACTGTAATGGTAGCGACAATCTCGCCGTCGGCAGATAACTACGAGGAGACGCTTTCCACGCTGCGTTATGCAGATCGAGCCAAGCGCATTGTTAACCACGCTGTTGTCAACGAAGATCCCAATGCCCGCATCATTCGTGAGCTGCGACACGAGGTGGAGACTCTTAGAAGTATGTTGAAACACGCCACTGGTTCACCGGTGGGCGATGTGCAGGATAAATTGGCGGAGAGCGAGAACCTGATGAAACAGATTTCGCAGACTTGGGAGGAGAAGCTGGTTAAGACAGAACGCATTCAGAACGAACGGCAGCAGGCTCTGGAGAAAATGGGCATTAGTGTACAGGCCAGTGGCATCAAAGTAGAGAAGAACAAGTACTACTTGGTCAATTTAAATGCCGATCCGTCCCTCAACGAGTTGCTGGTCTACTATCTGAAG GATCGCACACTGATTGGCGGACGCAGTATCAGTGGCCAGCAGCCGGATATACAACTTTCCGGTCTCGGAATCCAGCCCGAACACTGTGTGATCACTATCGAGGATAGTGGACTATATATGGAGCCAGTGCAGGGAGCGCGCTGCTTTGTCAACGgatctgctgctgttgaaaaGACACCACTCCAGAACGGCGACCGTATCCTGTGGGGCAACCACCACTTTTTCCGCGTCAACTCGCCGAAGAGTAATAACACTAGTATGTGTGCCTCGGAACCCCAGACGCCGGCGCAACTGATTGATTACAATTTCGCACGCGATGAGATTATGCAGAACGAACTGAGCAACGACCCCATCCAGACGGCCATTGCTCGACTGGAACGTCAGCACGAGGAAGATAAGCAGGTGGCGCTTGAAAAACAACGTCAGGAGTACGAGCGTCAGTTCCAGCAGCTGCGCAATATTCTGTCGCCTAGTACACCATATGCTCCTTACGCTCCTTACGATCCATTGCGCATGGGCAAGATTACTCCAAATACTCCCACCTCGCAGATGCGGGTGGAAAAATGGGCGCAG GAACGAGATGAGATGTTCCGTCGCAGTTTGGGTCAGCTGAAAACGGATATTATGCGTGCGAATTCTCTGGTCCAGGAGGCCAACTTTTTGGCAGAGGAGATGGAGAAGAAGACCAAGTTTTCAGTCACTCTGCAGATTCCGCCAGCCAATTTGAGTCCCAACAGAAGGCGTGGGGCATTTGTCAGCGAACCCGCTATTCTGGTGAAGCGCACAAACTCCGGTAGCCAGATCTGGACGatggaaaagctggaaaacaAGCTGATAGACATGCGCGAGATGTACCAGGAGCACAAGGAGCGCGTTCTAAACGGACTG GACGAGGATAATGCCAAGCCACAGGATCCGTTCTACGAGTCGCAAGAGAACCACAATCTCATTGGTGTGGCCAATATATTCCTGGAGGTTCTGTTTCATGACGTCAAGCTGGACTACCACACGCCGATCATCAGCCAGCAAGGCGAGGTAGCGGGTCGTCTTCAGGTGGAGATCGAACGAATTGCCGGCCAGATGCCACAAGACCGCATGTGCGAGTCCGTCTCAGAATCGTCTGGCGATTCACGGGACGAGTACGATGACCCGGTGGATCCCTCATCCAATCAGATTACCTGCCGTGTGACGATCAAGTGCGCCAGTGGACTGCCATTATCGCTCTCCAACTTTGTCTTTTGCCAGTACACTTTTTGGGGTCACCAAGAGATGGTTGTTCCGGTTATCAATGCTGAATCAACGGCGCACGACCAGAACATGGTGTTTAAGTTCGAACACACCCAGGACTTCACGGTTACCATAAACGAAGAGTTTTTGGAGCATTGCATAGAAGGAGCTCTGTCCATCGAGGTGTGGGGCCATCGGAGTGCCGGCTTCTCCAAGACAAAGGGCTGGGaagtggagcagcagcaagccAAGGCCCGTTCCCTGGTCGATCGCTGGGCGGAGCTGTCGCGGAAGATCGAGCTTTGGGTGGAGATCCACGAGCTTAATGACAACGGCGAATATTCGCCAGTGGAGGTGACCAATCGCAACGAGGTCTTGACCGGTGGCATCTACCAGTTGCGTCAGGGTCAGCAGCGGCGTGTGAATGTACGGGTGAAGCCGGTGCAGAACTCTGGCACCTTGCCCATTATCTGCCAGTCGATTGTGAACGTTGCCATTGGCAGTGTGACAGTTCGATCTCGGCTGCAGCGACCGCTGGATTCTTACCAGGAGGAAGATCTCACCGTGCTGCGCGAGAAGTGGAGCGAAGCACTGGGACGAAGACGTCAATACCTTGACCAACAAATCCAAATGCTTATAAAGAAGGAGGAGAAGAACGAGCAGGAGCGCGAGCGGGAGCTAAGCTTGGTTCATCAGTGGGTCTCGTTGACGGAGGAGCGCAATGCGGTACTGGTGCCAGCTCCTGGCTCAGGCATTCCGGGAGCACCTGCTTCATGGGAGCCGCCGTCCGGAATGGAGCCCCATGTGCCCGTCCTCTTCCTCAACCTTAACGGCGACGATCTGTCGGCACAGAACACCAATGATGAGCTTTCCGTCGCTGGCATCAATTCCATTCTGTCCAAGGAGCATGGACATAAGTTTTACACGCTGCAAATTCTGCAGCACCTGGATAAGGATGTGTGCTGTGTGGCCAGCTGGGACTCTTCGATGCACGACAGTCAGGCCCTGAACCGTGTCACTGAGGCCAACGAGCGAGTCTACCTTATTCTGCGTACCACGGTACGCCTTTCGCATCCAGCGCCCATGGATCTCGTGCTCCGCAAGCGACTGAGCATTAACATCAAGAAGGGACAGACGCTAACTGACCGCCTAAAGAAGTTCCGACTTGTGCGGGGAGAGAACGCCATCTGGCAGAGCGGCGTCACCTATGAGGTGGTCTCTAACATTCCAAAGGCTTCCGAGGAGTTGGAGGACCGCGAGTCCCTTGCGCAGTTGGCTGCCAGCGGAGATGATTGCTCCGCAAGTGATGGCGAAACCTACATAG AGAAATACACGCGCGGTGTTTCGGCGGTGGAGAGCATTCTGACTCTGGATCGACTGCGACAGAATGTGGCGGTCAAGGAGTTGGAAACGGCACATGGTCAGCCGCTCAGCATGCGCAAGACCGTCAGCGTGCCGAACTTCTCACAG GCGGTCAAAGACACCACCAATACCGGGAGT ATTATGCGCTTCGATGCATCGATGGAGTCGCTGCTGAATGTGGGACGATCCGAGTCCTTTGCCGATCTCAATAACAGCGCTTTAGGCAACAAGTTTACCCCAG GTCACAGTCCAGCAGGAGCAGGCGGAGTCATCCGAAGTCGCCACAGCTTTGGAGGCAAAGGAAGCAGCGATGATTCTCCCGGAAAAGCCTTTGGCATTG CGCGTCCAACATTTTTGAATCTCAATTTGAACTTGAACACTTTGAGAATTGCGCCAACGAAAC CTTCGCCAGCTACTAGTAAGCTGCTGGGCATGCGCATGACCACGTTGCACGAGGAGCCACTGGGCGGACACAGATCTCTCGACGAAGAGCCTGAGGACAGCTACAGCGACTCGGAGTACGCTGCCGAGTACGAGCAGGAGcggcagcaaaacaaaagcatggCCACGCGATCCCGCCTCACGGCTTCCAAGACCATGGACTCATTCATGGACGTCAGCAGCCATTCGAACCAGAGCTACTTGAGTTACACGTCCAGTGCCAACACTAACATGAAGCATCTGACCGGCTTGGCGACGCTGAGCATGAGCTCATCCACCAGCAGCGGCTATGGCTCCCAGGCTGTCTCCTGCAACAATCTGAGCAACGAGGATATTGCTTCAATGCGTTCCATGAGCATTGATGAGACTCCAG ATTTCGATCGAGTCAACTCGAATTCGCCACCAAACCGGCAGGCACGAGTTAACCCCTTCCTCAAGGACATGCCCAAAGCTAAAATACAAGAGCAACCAGAGCCGCAGGCCAAGAAGCTGCAGGAAGCATTCACGCATCCGTTGGAGCAGCTGGAGTCCAGGGACAACGCACAAAGCGACGATGATGAATGCGCGCAACTGCCAaagaataacaacaacaacgaggaCTTGGTAAAGGAGCCGAATCAACCTGCAGGCCAAACGGAGCTGGAAGAAGCTATACCGCAGCCTGAATCACGAACGGAGTTTGCCACAGACAATCAGAACGGCAACAGGTCCTCCGACGAGTTAAGCCACAGTTCCGAGGATCTGCTCGAAGGCGATGGCATCGTCCGGGAAGAGTTGCCCGCCGGAAAGGTGGTGCGGCGCAAGAAGTCCAACACCCAGCCCCCGACCAATGGCAACAgcataaataacaacaacaatagcacAAGCCAGGCACCACGCATCAATCATCGGGCATCGGTGGCCAAAATGGAGGGTCTGGCCGCATACATGGACTCTAGCATTATGACCAGCAGCACTGAAGTTGATG AGGAAAGTAAGGATGTGGAAGTGGTTCTGCCCGAGTGGATTGTGGTGGGCGAGTCAGTGTTAATCCGACCCTATAACACCAGCGGCGTCATCCGCTTTGTGGGGACCACGGAATTCCAACCCGGTGCTTGGATTGGCGTTGAATTGGACACACCGACGGGCAAAAACGACGGCAGCGTGAAGGGCGTTCAGTATTTCCAGTGCAAGCCCAAGCACGGCATGTTTGTGCGCTCCGATAAGTTGATGCTGGACAAGCGTGGCAAGGCGATGCGAGCCTACAAGGCCGCCGAGaagagcaacagcatcagcaaaG agATGAGTACCTCGATGACTGGTTCGATGACACGCTCCAAGAGCCGCGGCGATTCGCTAAACCTTTCGGCGCGTAAATGA